A genomic window from Pseudomonadales bacterium includes:
- a CDS encoding Rap1a/Tai family immunity protein: MGYARFASAGPASLLAACPQATFLLRPLLLVPLLLAPEAYAVPPLLASEFARDCAIREDGQAATERCELYISGFLDGAVATDERVAQNVAKELERKETFTERALRTRVGERILRHGPSVYAEYCIGEPVPVAEVIELLQREISEKPPEQDDLARDTMYTLLRKHYPCSE, translated from the coding sequence ATGGGATATGCCAGATTCGCTTCTGCAGGCCCGGCATCGCTGCTGGCAGCTTGTCCGCAGGCGACTTTCCTGCTGAGACCACTGCTGCTGGTTCCTTTGCTGCTGGCGCCGGAGGCATACGCTGTTCCACCCTTGCTGGCGAGCGAATTCGCGCGCGATTGCGCAATCCGGGAAGACGGGCAGGCAGCTACGGAACGATGCGAACTGTATATTTCCGGCTTTCTCGATGGCGCAGTAGCGACGGATGAGCGGGTAGCCCAGAACGTGGCCAAGGAGCTGGAACGAAAGGAGACGTTCACCGAACGGGCCCTTCGCACGCGGGTCGGTGAGCGAATACTTCGACACGGGCCGTCTGTCTACGCCGAATACTGTATCGGCGAGCCGGTTCCGGTGGCCGAAGTGATTGAGCTGCTGCAGCGTGAAATCTCGGAGAAACCACCTGAACAAGACGACCTCGCCAGGGATACGATGTACACACTGTTGCGCAAACACTATCCCTGCAGCGAGTAA
- a CDS encoding GNAT family N-acetyltransferase: MNIEIRSARPRDKARCLELLQALNPSGTQGGGKSAGRAFEELLTRARGEVLVASEETRILGMATVSYNLAMRYGGEYCQLEELIVDSDARGKNIGALLVQKSIDNARSRGCAEFGLYLLESTEHNRPFYAKFGFEAVGTEMRQKLLS; this comes from the coding sequence GTGAACATCGAAATTCGCAGCGCACGTCCACGGGACAAGGCGCGTTGTCTGGAACTGCTGCAAGCACTGAATCCGTCAGGCACACAGGGCGGCGGGAAATCTGCTGGACGGGCCTTCGAAGAACTTCTGACCCGGGCACGTGGTGAAGTACTGGTAGCTTCCGAGGAAACCAGGATCCTCGGTATGGCCACGGTCAGCTATAACCTCGCGATGCGCTATGGCGGTGAGTACTGTCAGCTGGAGGAACTCATCGTCGACAGCGACGCCCGGGGCAAAAACATCGGCGCCCTGCTGGTGCAGAAGTCGATCGACAACGCCAGATCCCGGGGTTGCGCCGAATTCGGTCTCTATCTGCTGGAGAGCACCGAACACAATCGTCCCTTTTATGCGAAATTCGGCTTCGAGGCTGTCGGTACGGAAATGAGGCAGAAGCTGCTGAGCTGA